The following proteins are co-located in the Gloeocapsa sp. PCC 7428 genome:
- a CDS encoding SH3 domain-containing protein, translating to MPFVSANAQNLNLVNNKENQLAQAADNCRRVFPPEGVYVHTQPTVYGSIIGSIAGGRYVRIESENINDWIPISIPLKGYVFAGYLTSCAPAPPPPPNCRQVAATNGIYVYQQPLAQSPIVGFIASGRYVMIKNRSSNGWASISIPLKGYVFANYLSECS from the coding sequence ATGCCTTTTGTTAGCGCCAATGCACAGAATTTAAATCTCGTAAATAACAAAGAGAACCAACTTGCGCAGGCTGCGGATAATTGTCGCCGAGTGTTTCCTCCTGAAGGAGTATACGTACACACTCAGCCAACAGTTTACGGCTCCATAATTGGTAGTATTGCTGGTGGACGTTATGTGAGGATTGAATCGGAAAACATCAATGATTGGATACCTATTTCAATTCCTTTAAAAGGTTACGTGTTTGCGGGTTATCTTACCTCTTGCGCGCCTGCACCGCCGCCGCCGCCAAACTGCCGTCAAGTTGCAGCTACTAACGGTATATACGTCTACCAACAACCTTTGGCACAGAGTCCTATTGTCGGTTTCATCGCAAGTGGACGCTATGTCATGATTAAAAATCGAAGTAGCAATGGTTGGGCATCTATTTCAATTCCTCTGAAAGGTTATGTATTTGCTAATTATCTGAGCGAATGTTCTTGA
- a CDS encoding WGxxGxxG family protein has translation MKNSFLLKVTVASLLTVTTTILPFSLSANAQGVAPGVVSEEVYEDDDFDWGWLGLIGLFGLAGLAGKKRSEPTAYRDPEVRR, from the coding sequence ATGAAAAACTCTTTTTTACTTAAAGTTACTGTAGCAAGCTTGCTAACAGTAACTACAACAATTTTACCTTTCTCTCTATCTGCTAATGCTCAAGGAGTTGCGCCTGGAGTAGTGTCAGAAGAGGTTTATGAAGACGATGATTTTGATTGGGGTTGGTTAGGATTAATTGGTTTATTTGGTTTAGCAGGCTTAGCAGGGAAGAAACGCTCTGAACCCACAGCTTATCGCGACCCTGAAGTAAGAAGATAA
- a CDS encoding four-helix bundle copper-binding protein: protein MPHQQYQTSIDAAIHCAYECEHCADQCLGSMPECARLCRDCAQICWAIASFMSRGSRFIPNVVRACIDICEACAAECEQHDSPHCQNCAKACRQAVEEYRKIADIAAARA from the coding sequence ATGCCTCATCAACAATATCAAACTAGTATTGACGCAGCAATTCACTGCGCGTATGAATGCGAACATTGCGCCGATCAGTGTTTAGGCTCAATGCCAGAATGCGCTCGTCTTTGTCGCGATTGCGCTCAGATCTGTTGGGCGATCGCAAGTTTTATGAGTCGCGGTTCGCGCTTTATTCCGAATGTCGTTCGTGCTTGCATAGATATCTGCGAAGCCTGTGCAGCAGAATGCGAACAGCACGATAGTCCACACTGCCAAAACTGTGCTAAAGCTTGCCGCCAAGCCGTAGAAGAATATCGTAAGATTGCAGACATTGCCGCAGCACGAGCTTAA
- a CDS encoding translocation/assembly module TamB: MTHLPDRPPEPDSHQRLWLMFSRSSIAIGAFLLLAIVGSVSWGWILINQRLVPLVERNLEQILGRPVDIGEVERFSLNSLRFSSASLPATRTDPDRLTADALEVHFDLLPLLFDRRLELNVTLIQPDIYIEQAKNGQWVSTQIKTPDGGAGFIQTELETIRVRDADIVLVPNPEPDRPKGAVAITEVSGVARFLEQNQQFLQFELTGQPQTGGELAIAGETRPAALQQTTFNIQAQNLLASDISRIINLPINLQAGRVDGELRVQLQPKGQPAIAGTANLSNVTAKIENVPDLFTNTQGKLVFQQDRTIAIQNLTTRYGKIPIQIGGTLNTQKGYNLSGQVKAVSVNNLLNTLNVESPFPTVGIVNADIQLQGAIANPILSGTISTINTAQIDRIPFKDISSRFRLTTGATPEITFANIQATPTVGGQITGQGQIQLGTQPKVTFNFQGQNVPGSAVAKLYGTSPPIEIGDVSATAQISGSPGDIRTVAQLKAPEATYPGTAEVVVTNEGNTLLRDAVFQVAGGTVTANGQINRNRQFQAVVNANGVQLNSFSPQLRGQLSTNNLRVSGNSFELSDIQAQGQVRFSQGLAVIEQPLTAQVRWNGEQIIVQKATAPGINASGTVAVRLPEQAAPQIAGFNLDVQAQDYDLQDLGLIPSNVALAGQADFTGKVTGTPDAPNAVGNLSLQNLRVNDLTFDSVLTGKLNYQAGQQTQLELSGQEDRIAFTLNENNRPISFFVRRDRALATGTTQGENLIVNVQDFPVAVLQNVIPGNRLRNLGTIAGDLSGKLVIDLAENIADSTVVGDLEIARPRVGRLAANVFRGRIRYDAGAFALTEGELQQGESRISLSGDLQPGDDRQFQFQINFDQARIENVLQALSIFGFEDFAGGLLPEDIPGAEVLQTVPVGLPERALLTQLRRFSEIEALLAQQRQQREAAPLPTLAELDGTLSGKIAVSGALPTGTQPAFNVSFDLFGQDWVWGNYTIDEVIAQGTYNNGVLTLLPLRVDFGEGLIALTGTLTQEQLLGQVRVEALPVSLIEPFLSPQFPIQVAGNLNALVTLAGSLENPTAIGEVALVEGSVNQQPIDNAQLSFSYNDARLNFGSTVLVAQTQPVEIIGSIPVALPFASVQPDNNKISIQANVQDEGLALLNLLTDQVAWVDGQGQINVAVQGTLDQPVVTGTAVVNDATLQADALPEPLTDITGTVELNGDRIIVSGITGQYNTSEVQAEGTIPIFSSQAAQQLATNNPLTVSFNNLDVDLEGRYQGGVSGNIVITGTALSPDIGGRIRLANGQISLGGTADAPTSALDSTANNSTKESAIELANLQLILGDDVQIVRQPLLNFEAEGDLIINGTLTNLRPQGVVRLVGGQVNLFTTQFTLARGKEQTARFTPKQKLDPILDVTLVAIIPEATNIQPVSTSPLSGEIRDTPITSFGNFRTVRVQAAVQGPASELAQNLELTSDPNRSEAEIVTLLGGSFINTFGRGDPALGLATIAGSTLLNNLQGTITQLGEAIGIDQLRLFPTIVTDPTENVSVLGLAVEADFIITDDFSVSLSRVFAADDALRYNLLYRLNDQFLVRASTNLSGESRLLVEYDARF, from the coding sequence ATGACGCATCTCCCCGATCGCCCACCGGAACCTGATTCTCATCAGCGTTTGTGGTTGATGTTTAGCCGTAGCAGTATTGCTATAGGAGCATTTTTACTTCTAGCAATTGTGGGAAGCGTATCCTGGGGATGGATCTTGATAAACCAAAGGTTAGTACCGCTAGTTGAAAGGAATCTAGAGCAGATACTCGGAAGACCTGTAGATATAGGGGAAGTAGAAAGATTTTCACTTAACAGTTTGCGATTTAGCTCAGCATCACTCCCCGCAACTCGTACCGACCCAGATCGGCTGACAGCAGATGCGCTAGAAGTTCATTTCGATCTTTTGCCATTGCTATTCGACCGGAGATTGGAATTAAATGTTACGTTAATCCAACCCGATATATACATTGAACAGGCGAAAAATGGACAGTGGGTTTCTACGCAGATTAAGACTCCAGATGGTGGTGCTGGTTTCATTCAAACCGAGTTAGAAACGATTCGAGTGCGAGATGCCGATATTGTATTAGTGCCAAATCCTGAACCAGATAGACCTAAAGGTGCAGTGGCGATCACCGAGGTTAGTGGAGTCGCTCGTTTTTTAGAACAGAATCAGCAGTTTCTTCAGTTTGAGCTAACTGGTCAACCACAGACAGGAGGCGAACTCGCAATCGCTGGAGAGACGCGCCCTGCAGCATTGCAACAAACGACTTTCAATATCCAAGCTCAAAATCTACTCGCATCTGATATCAGTCGAATAATTAATTTGCCAATTAACTTACAAGCAGGTCGAGTCGATGGTGAATTGAGAGTGCAATTGCAACCAAAAGGACAACCTGCGATCGCAGGGACAGCTAACCTGAGTAACGTCACTGCCAAGATTGAAAACGTTCCCGATCTATTTACTAATACCCAAGGGAAACTGGTATTTCAGCAGGATCGGACGATCGCCATACAAAATTTGACAACGCGTTATGGTAAAATTCCAATTCAAATCGGCGGGACGCTGAATACCCAAAAAGGTTATAACCTCTCAGGTCAGGTGAAAGCAGTTAGCGTCAATAATCTACTCAACACGCTGAATGTTGAGTCTCCCTTTCCGACGGTGGGAATTGTCAACGCAGACATTCAATTACAAGGAGCGATCGCTAACCCAATTTTAAGCGGAACCATCAGTACGATTAACACTGCCCAGATCGACCGCATTCCATTTAAAGATATTAGCAGTCGCTTTCGGTTGACAACAGGAGCAACACCAGAAATTACCTTTGCCAATATTCAAGCAACCCCAACTGTCGGAGGGCAAATTACAGGTCAGGGTCAAATTCAGCTAGGAACTCAACCCAAAGTAACGTTTAATTTCCAGGGACAAAATGTACCAGGAAGTGCTGTAGCTAAGCTTTACGGTACTTCTCCCCCAATTGAGATTGGTGATGTCTCAGCTACAGCCCAGATTTCTGGTTCTCCTGGCGATATCCGTACCGTAGCCCAATTAAAAGCACCTGAAGCTACATACCCTGGTACAGCAGAAGTCGTCGTTACCAACGAGGGAAATACGCTACTCCGAGATGCTGTTTTCCAGGTTGCAGGCGGTACAGTGACAGCCAACGGTCAAATTAATAGAAATCGGCAGTTTCAAGCGGTTGTTAACGCTAATGGAGTGCAACTTAACTCTTTTTCTCCTCAGTTACGGGGACAATTGAGTACCAATAACCTGCGCGTGTCTGGAAATTCGTTTGAGCTATCAGATATTCAAGCCCAAGGACAAGTGCGCTTTTCTCAAGGTTTAGCCGTAATCGAGCAACCCCTGACGGCTCAAGTTAGGTGGAATGGAGAGCAAATTATCGTTCAAAAAGCAACTGCACCAGGAATAAATGCGAGTGGAACTGTTGCCGTGCGCTTACCAGAACAGGCAGCACCCCAAATTGCTGGGTTCAACTTAGATGTGCAGGCGCAAGATTATGACTTGCAAGACCTCGGTTTGATACCTAGTAATGTGGCACTAGCAGGGCAAGCAGATTTTACCGGAAAAGTTACAGGTACTCCTGATGCCCCCAACGCAGTAGGGAATCTGAGTTTGCAAAACTTGAGAGTCAACGATTTAACCTTCGATTCGGTATTAACTGGCAAATTAAATTATCAAGCAGGGCAGCAAACTCAACTAGAACTCAGCGGTCAAGAAGACAGAATTGCTTTTACCTTGAATGAGAATAATCGCCCAATTTCATTTTTTGTCCGACGCGATCGAGCGTTAGCAACGGGTACAACTCAAGGCGAAAACTTAATTGTCAATGTCCAAGACTTTCCTGTAGCTGTGCTGCAAAACGTGATTCCAGGGAATCGCTTGCGAAATTTAGGCACAATTGCTGGAGATCTATCTGGCAAGTTAGTCATCGATTTAGCCGAGAATATAGCCGATTCTACAGTAGTAGGAGATTTAGAAATTGCTCGACCAAGAGTAGGTCGGTTGGCAGCTAATGTATTTCGCGGGCGCATCCGTTATGATGCTGGTGCTTTCGCTTTAACCGAGGGAGAATTGCAGCAAGGCGAAAGTCGCATTTCCTTGAGTGGAGATTTACAACCAGGAGACGATAGACAATTTCAATTCCAAATTAACTTTGACCAAGCCAGAATTGAAAATGTCTTGCAAGCACTGAGTATTTTTGGTTTTGAAGACTTTGCAGGTGGATTGTTACCTGAAGATATACCTGGAGCAGAGGTATTACAAACGGTACCTGTAGGCTTACCAGAAAGAGCCTTACTCACTCAACTACGGCGGTTTTCGGAAATTGAAGCTTTGCTGGCACAACAGCGCCAACAACGAGAAGCAGCGCCGCTACCAACCCTAGCAGAATTAGACGGCACGCTCAGCGGTAAGATTGCTGTGAGCGGAGCATTACCCACAGGAACGCAACCAGCATTTAACGTTAGCTTCGATCTTTTCGGTCAAGACTGGGTATGGGGCAATTACACAATTGACGAAGTTATTGCCCAAGGAACTTACAATAATGGTGTCTTGACGCTGCTACCGCTGCGAGTTGACTTTGGTGAAGGACTCATCGCCTTGACAGGAACGTTAACTCAGGAGCAACTATTAGGACAGGTACGAGTTGAAGCGCTGCCAGTATCGCTCATCGAACCTTTTCTTTCTCCACAATTTCCCATCCAGGTGGCAGGTAATTTGAATGCCCTGGTTACTCTCGCAGGTAGTTTAGAAAATCCCACAGCTATAGGAGAAGTGGCGCTAGTTGAGGGAAGTGTAAATCAGCAACCAATTGACAATGCCCAATTGAGTTTTAGCTACAACGACGCACGGTTGAATTTTGGCAGTACAGTATTAGTAGCACAGACGCAGCCAGTAGAAATTATAGGCAGTATTCCTGTAGCGTTGCCCTTTGCTTCGGTTCAGCCTGATAATAACAAAATTAGCATTCAAGCCAACGTGCAAGATGAAGGTTTGGCGCTGTTAAATTTATTGACTGACCAAGTTGCTTGGGTTGATGGTCAAGGACAAATAAACGTTGCAGTACAAGGAACTTTAGACCAACCTGTAGTAACGGGGACAGCAGTCGTAAATGATGCCACTTTACAAGCTGACGCTTTGCCCGAACCGCTAACAGATATAACGGGGACGGTGGAGTTGAACGGCGATCGCATCATTGTTTCAGGCATTACAGGGCAATACAATACAAGCGAAGTACAAGCAGAGGGAACTATACCTATTTTTAGCTCTCAAGCAGCACAACAGCTAGCGACAAATAATCCCCTTACAGTATCCTTTAACAATCTAGATGTCGATCTTGAAGGACGCTATCAAGGCGGAGTCAGCGGCAATATCGTCATTACTGGCACCGCCCTATCTCCTGATATTGGCGGCAGGATTCGCTTAGCAAACGGTCAAATATCTTTGGGAGGAACGGCAGATGCTCCTACTTCTGCACTAGACAGTACAGCTAACAATTCTACAAAGGAATCCGCCATAGAACTTGCCAATTTGCAGTTGATTCTCGGCGACGATGTGCAAATTGTCCGCCAGCCCTTGCTCAACTTTGAGGCAGAAGGCGATCTTATCATCAACGGTACTTTAACAAATCTTCGTCCTCAAGGAGTCGTACGTTTAGTAGGGGGACAAGTCAATTTATTTACAACTCAGTTCACTTTAGCGCGGGGCAAAGAACAAACAGCACGTTTCACCCCAAAGCAAAAACTAGACCCGATTCTTGATGTAACTCTAGTAGCAATTATACCGGAAGCAACAAACATTCAGCCGGTTTCAACCTCTCCCCTCTCAGGTGAGATCCGCGATACTCCTATAACGAGTTTTGGTAACTTCCGCACCGTGCGCGTACAAGCAGCAGTACAAGGACCAGCCAGCGAGTTAGCACAAAATTTGGAACTGACCAGCGATCCAAATCGCAGCGAAGCTGAAATCGTCACGCTATTAGGCGGCTCCTTTATCAATACCTTTGGTAGAGGCGACCCTGCTTTAGGACTTGCCACAATAGCAGGCTCTACGCTGTTAAATAATCTACAAGGAACGATTACTCAATTGGGAGAAGCGATCGGTATTGATCAATTACGTTTGTTCCCTACGATTGTGACTGACCCAACAGAAAACGTTTCAGTATTGGGTTTAGCAGTTGAGGCAGATTTTATCATTACTGATGATTTTTCTGTTTCTTTATCGCGGGTGTTCGCTGCTGATGATGCCTTGCGATATAACTTGCTTTACCGTCTCAACGACCAATTTTTGGTACGTGCCTCTACCAATTTGAGTGGCGAGAGTCGGCTGCTTGTGGAATATGACGCAAGATTTTAG
- a CDS encoding WGxxGxxG family protein — MKRLKFSKIVSAGALMLSTAILFLTLSACAPTPVTTVPAAPVVPPTRVVYADDGFDWGWLGLIGLFGLFGLSRKKSRIETTAYREPDVVSRTDYRE; from the coding sequence ATGAAGCGTCTTAAATTTTCTAAAATTGTTAGTGCTGGCGCTTTAATGCTGAGTACAGCAATTTTGTTTCTAACTCTCTCTGCTTGCGCTCCAACTCCAGTAACTACCGTTCCAGCTGCCCCTGTAGTCCCGCCTACGCGAGTTGTGTATGCTGATGATGGTTTTGATTGGGGATGGCTAGGGCTAATTGGTTTATTTGGTTTGTTTGGCTTATCTCGTAAAAAAAGCCGCATAGAAACTACTGCATACCGAGAGCCAGATGTGGTTAGTCGCACCGATTATCGGGAATAA